Genomic DNA from Segatella copri:
CACTCCAAAGGCTATCTCAACGAAGACCGCAAGAAGGGCATCCTGCGCCTGAACAATGCACTGAAGTCGGCACTGAGTCATCAGCAGAACATCTTCGAGGGTATGAATATCCGCTACTTCGGACCTTTCGATGGTCATGACGTGAAGGAAGTGGCGAGAGTGCTCAAACAGCTTAAGAACATGAAGGGTCCTAAGCTGCTGCACCTGCATACCACCAAGGGAAAGGGTTACGAACCTGCCGAGAAGAGTGCTACCATCTGGCACGCGCCAGGCAAATTCGATCCGGAAACGGGTGAGAGAATCATTGCCGATACCAGTAACCAGCCTCCTAAATATCAGGATGTTTTCGGTGAGACGCTGCTGGAACTGGCTCTGAAGAACCCGAAGATTGTAGGTGTGACGCCAGCCATGCCTACAGGATGCTCCATGAACATCATGATGAAGGCGATGCCAAACCGTACCTTCGATGTAGGTATTGCCGAGGGGCATGCCGTCACCTTCTCAGGAGGTATGGCGAAAGACGGACTCATCCCATTCTGCAATATCTATAGTTCGTTTGTACAGCGTGCCTACGATAACATCATCCACGACATGGCACTGCTCAACCTGCCGGTTATCATGTGTCTGGACCGTGCCGGACTGGTAGGTGAAGACGGACCAACCCATCATGGTGCCTTCGATATGGCGGCTCTCCGTCCGATTCCGCATCTCACCATCGCATCTCCGATGAACGAGCATGAGTTGCGCAACCTGATGTATTCAGCCCAGTTGCCAGATCATGGCAGCTATGTTATCCGTTATCCTAGAGGCAAGGGGGTGCTCGTAGACTGGCGCAACCCGATGGAGGAAATCAAGACCGGTACCGGCAGAAAGCTGAAAGACGGCACCGATGTAGCCGTTCTTACCATCGGTCCTATCGGAAACGATGCCGCTCAGGCTATCGCTGAGGTAGAAACCGAAACCGGAATGAGCATCGCCCACTACGATATGCGATTCCTCAAGCCACTCGATGAAGACATTCTGAAAGAGGTGGGCGAAAAGTTCAGCCGCATCATCACCATCGAAGACGGCGTTCGTATGGGCGGTATGGGCTCAGCCGTACTGGAATGGATGAACGACCATGACTATCAGCCAAAGATGACCCGAATGGGATTGCCAGATGAGTTTGTGGAGCACGGAACCGTGGCACAGCTCAGAGAAATCGTGCATCTCGATAAAGAAGCAATCAAAGAAGCAATTAAGAAATGAAAATAATCATAGCTGGCGCATATGCCATAGGTACTCACCTGGCGAGACTCCTGTCACGCAGCAATGAAGAGATTACGCTCATCGATGAAAGCGAAGAGCGCCTGGCAAGCATTGGCTCCGACTGCGACCTGCTCACCATGCTGGGCAAGCCTACCAGTCTTCACATCTTACGCGATGCGGGGGTTGCAGATGCCGACCTCTTCATCGCCGTTACTCCGGTAGAAAGTACCAACATCACAGCTAGCATCCTTGCCAAGAACCTGGGTGCTAAAAGAACGGTGGCCCGCGTGGATAATCCGGAATATATGGATCAGCAGGCTCAGGAATTCTTCAAAGAATTAGGTATCAGCAAACTGATTTATCCGGAGATGCTCGCAGCCGTAGATATCAATAACGGACTGAAAATGAGTTGGGTACGTCAGCGCTGGGATGTGCACGACGGCGCACTCGTCATGCTCGGCATCAAACTGCGCGAAGGATGCGAGATACTGAACGAACCGCTCAAGAACATCAGCGGTCCTAACGACCCTTATCACGTGGTAGCCATCAAGCGAGGCAGTGATACCATCATCCCTGGCGGTAACGACGAGCTGAAACTCTACGACCTCGCCTACTTCATGACCACCCGCAACTACATCCCATATATCCGCAAGATTGTAGGCAAGGAGCACTATGTGGATGTGAAGAACGTGATGATTATGGGTGGCGGACGCACAGCCGTAAGAGCCGTGAAGAAGATGCCGGAATATATGGAATGCAAGATTATCGAGATGAGCGAGGAGCGCTGCGAATATCTCAACGATATTCTCGATGAGAACAAGACGCTCATCATTCATGGTGACGGACGTGACATTCCGCTGCTCGTAGAAGAAGGTATCCGTAATACTCAAGCCTTCGTGGCACTGACCGGTAACGCCGAAACCAATATCCTGGCCTGTCTTACCGCCAAGAGAATGGGGGTGCGCAAGACGGTGGCTGCCGTAGAAAACGTAGACTACGTGAGCATGGCAGAAAGTCTGGATATCGGTACCATTATCAACAAGAAGATGATTGCCGCCAGCTACATCTACCAGATGATGCTCGATGCCGACGTGATGAACGTGAGATTCTTGATGAGCGCTAACGCCGATGTGGCTGAGTTTATAGCCAAAGAAGGTTCGAAGGTAACCAAGAAACCGGTGAAGGAACTCGGCATGCCTATCGGTGTAACCATCGGTGGACTGGTTCGCGGTGAAGAAGGAATGCTCGTTTCGGGTAATACACAGATAGAACCGGGCGACTCGGTGATGGTTTTCTGCCACAACATCAACATGAAGAAAATTGAGAAATACTTCATATAAGCGCGAAGGAGATAGAGACATACTTCATATATGATAAACAGAAAATTAATATATAAGGTTTTAGGGCAACTACTTTTCATAGAAGCATTCCTGCTCTTCGTCAGTCTGCTGGTAGCTTTCTATTACCAGCAGGATGACATCTTTGCCTTCATTGTGGCAACACTTACCACCATCGGAGGCGGACTGGTGCTGAAATGGCGAGGACACGGAGCAGATAACTCAATGTCGCGCCGTGATGCCTATCTCGTGGTAACGCTCTCATGGATTGTATTCAGTTTCTTCGGAACCCTCCCCTTCATGATAAGTGGATACATCAACAACTTTACCGATGCCTACTTTGAAACCATGTCGGGATTTACGACAACGGGAGCCACGATATTAGACGATGTAGAATGCTTCCCCCACGGACTGCTTTTCTGGCGTTCGCTCACCCAATGGATAGGCGGTCTGGGAATCGTGTTCTTCACCATCGCCCTGCTGCCATCGCTTGTAGGAGGACAGACCAAGGTGTTTGCTGCCGAGGCTACAGGACCTATCAAGACAAAACTGCATCCCCGGCTTTCCACTTCGGCTAAATGGATATGGAGTATCTATCTGATGCTCACCATTGCCTGCATCGCATCCTACTACGTGGCAGGAATGAATCTCTTCGACAGTTTCAACTATGCGATGACCACTACGGCTACAGGAGGGTTCTCTACACATAACAGTAGTACCTCGTTTTTCCATTCGCCGGCGCTGGAATACATCTGTGCCTTCTTCTGCTTCCTGTCGGGTGTTAATTTCACCCTGCTCTATGCAGCCGTCATCAAATTCAAGATCAAAGATCTGTTCAAGAATTCTGAGTTTAAGTTCTATATGCTCCTCGTTACAGCCTTCACGGCTTTCATCATGGTAGAGCTGATAGCGATGCGCAACTACGATGTGGAACATGCCTTCCGCAGCGCCATCTTCCAGGTGGTATCATTCATCACCACCACGGGATTATTTAACGACGATGCTGCTGTGTGGCCTCACGTTACCTGGGTGGTATTGGCAGCCTGCATGTTCTTCGGAGCCTGCTCGGGCAGTACGAGTGGAGGTTTGAAATGTATCCGTGGCGTGATGCTGGTAAGAATGGTGAAGAATGAATTCCGCCAGATTCTGCATCCTAACGCCGTGCTGCCATTGAAGATTGATGGTATGAACGTACCGATGCAGAAGCGTGTTACGCTGCTTGCCTTCCTCACCACTTATCTCATCATCTGTCTGGTGATATCGTTCACGATGATAGCCATGGGCATCGACAATACCAATGCCATCACCATCACCCTGAGTTGTGTGGGTAATGTGGGACCTACGCTGGGTACGGAAATCGGACCAACCATGTCGTGGAGCGAACTGCCGGATGTGGCAAAATGGTTCTGCTCGCTGATGATGCTCATCGGTCGTCTGGAAATATTCAGTGTGCTGGTTATCTTAACGCCAGCATTCTGGAGAGAGAACTAACATACCCAGAGGGGGAGTTAGAAAATAAAAGAGAAGTTGATATTTGAAGTAAGAAATACGCTTACTAGACTAAGTATATTTCGCACAAAAAGCGTTATATATAATAAGGTATAGGTTCAGCAAGAGCCTTACCCGAGAGTAAGAAACCGTACTTATGAGTACATTTATAAACTAAATACAGGTAAAAATGAAACCATTAAAATTTCAACCGCTATTAAAATCCACCATCTGGGGTGGCAGTAAGATTATCACTTTCAAACATCTCGACGTAAAGCAAGAGAATGTGGGAGAAAGCTGGGAAATCTCTGGAGTACCAGGAAATGAAAGCATCGTAGCCGATGGCGAGATGCAGGGCAAGAGCCTCAACGAGGTTGTTGCAGAACGGAAGGGAAGCTTCCTCGGAGAAGAGAACTACAAGCGTTTCGGCAATGAGTTTCCACTGCTCATCAAGTTTATCGATGCCAACCGCGACCTCTCTATCCAGGTGCATCCTAATGATGAAATTGCCAAGAAGCAAGGTAAGGAACGCGGCAAGACCGAGATGTGGTATGCGCTGCCATGCGAGCCGGATGCCAAGCTCTACAACGGCTTGAAGATGCAGATTACTCCTGAGCAGTACAAGGAGATGGTGGAGAATGATACCATCACTGATGCCCTGGCTCAGTATAACGTGAAGGAAGGTGACTGTTTCTTTATCCCAGCCGGCAGAATCCACACCATCGGAACAGGCTGTTTCGTTGTCGAGATTCAGCAGACCAGCGATGTTACCTATCGCATCTACGACTTCAAGCGCAAGGACAAGGATGGCAACTATCGCCAGCTCCACACCAAGGAAGCTGCCGAGTGCATTGACTACACCGTATTGCCAGACTATCGCCAGCACTACACTCCTGCCAAGAACCAGGGTGTAAGCATGGTGCAGTGCCCTTACTTCACCACAGCCGTTTATGATCTCGATGAGCCAATGACGCTGGATTATTCAGAGTTGGACAGCTTCGTGATTCTGATTGGCTTGAAGGGTGAGGCTAAGATTACCGACAACGAGGGTAACGAGATTACGCTCCAGGGCGGCGAGAGCATCGTAGTTCCTGCCAGCACCAAGACATTGAAGATAGAAGGAACCCTAAAGTTCCTGGAGGTTTTTTAAAGGTAAAAAAGTAAAAGGGTAAAAAGGTAAAAAGAGCCTGGCGGGATGTCATCTGCCTGCTTTCTTTTTACCTTTTTACCTTTAAATATCCTTTTTACCTTTCCAAATACTTTTCCACATCCGCCTGTATCTTCTGGAATTCGGGAGAGAACTGGTAGAAGGTGTTCTTCTTCATCATCATCTTCACCTTGCCCAGACTATTCTCATAACATGCCATTTCGGTGCGAGCCTGCTCGGAATGGAGGGCACGGTCGCGGATTTCATTCTCCCTATCGTTGCGCAAAGCATCGCAAACGCTCTGGACGATAGGACTAACTACCAGGTCGAAGAGATGATGACCCTGTATATATAAATAGGTATTGCTCTCGTTTACACCCAGATTGTTGAGGTAAAGAGCCATTTCATCCAACTCATCCTTAAACTTCTTAAAGCGGCGCTCCAGCTGGAACAGCTTTGCCCGCACCTTCTTTCCCAAATAATCTATCGCCCATTTAGGATCCTGGATTCGGACAGAAGGCAGCATGATGACCTTATCAAACTCTGCCATATCAAAATGCATCGACATCTTGCGATGACGCACATAGAACAGCATGTGCCATAAGAAGAGGGGCCAGATGGTACGGGAATAGGACTCAAGAAAACGCTCGAAATCGAAGATGCGACGGTCGTTGAGCGTCACCATCACACAGGTTTCGTGCAATCCTCTGGCATAACATTGGAAGTTTTCAATGGCATAGGCATAGGTATGGAAGATGTAAGGATTCTCCAACATCTGCTGGGAAGACTCGGTTGAGCCCTGACGCAGATAATCGTAATCGGCATCTACACAGGCTATCATATCCCTACCTACTCCCTTCAGCATACTGGAGATAGCAGCCTTCTTGCCTCGGTCTAAATGCTGGTTACGGGTAGGCAGCATGATATCAAAATAGCGTTTTTCATTCTCAAACTTTCCCAGTACAGAACGCCAGAAGAAGACATCATCGTAGCTCTCGACGTAAGCCACAATCTTGCGCCGAGCCTTCTTCGAGGTCATCCTGTTGGCTGCCTCGAAGAACTGGGAATTGATATTATCGGTTAAACGTTTAGCCATAAGCTGAAAAAATCAACATTCAACACTTAACATTCAACATTACGAAATCGTAATATCATTCACATCCGTCACCCTATCGGTCCATCCATCCATGACCACAGCAGGACTGTGGGTGGTCATGATGATCTGGATATTCGGATTAAGCTGCAGCACCAGACCGATGAGCAGCTTCTGCCATTCGAAGTGAAGACTGATTTCCGGCTCATCCATAAAGAGGACGTATGACTGGTTGTCCTCCACCAGCACGGTGAGGAGGATGGCAAGAATCTGCTTCTCACCAGCCGAGAGCTGATAAGGCGAGAGCTGCTCGCCTATCTGGTTGAAGCGGATTTCGTTGGCAGTACGGATGATGGTCTTGCCGGTATCCTTGAAAAGATTATCTACCATATCCTGGAACATCTTCTTCGGTTCACTCAGTTTCTGAGCCTTGAAGGCTGCATCCGGTTCGCCACTCTGCAAGACGGCGATGATGCGGTTGCCGATGTTCACCTGGTAATCCAGATACTTGCGCTGCAGCTGGAAGAGCTGCCAGTCGAGTTCGGTAACCAGGGTAAGGTCTATCTTGTTGATCATCTCGGCATTCATCAATGGTCTATCTACCGAGCGGATTACATCATATCTAATCCACTTTGCCTCCTCCGGCTCCACCTTCAGATGCACACCTTTGATCATGTGACTAGGGAATTCACCGCCAGCCGCCAGACCCTTTACCACCTTATTTAATATAGTACTCTTGCCCACGCCGTTTACACCACTCAGGATATTGACACGGCGGTCGAGGTTCCAAAGAATATGTTTGGTACCGCTCCAGAGAGATTCAATCTCTATCTGTTTGATATAATCAGCATATTTCTGCATAAGAATAATCTCCTATCTTTAATAGTCAAGAACGGAAAAAGACTATTGTCTTAACTTCTTAACTCCTTTAAGTTTCAAAAAATATACCGCAAATATAGCAAAATTCCTCGAATTTTTGTACCTTTGCACTCGATTTTATTCAAAAATAGGAAGATTTAAATAGAAATAAGGAAAAAATGGATAACAAACGACCTCTTATCGCCCACCTGTGCCTCTTCTGTTCCGGCGCATTCTGGGGACTGATGGCTCCCGTAGGCAAGGATGCCATGCTTCACGGCATCGACGGCATCGACCTGGTGAGCTTCCGTGTATTGGGTGGTGCCCTCCTCTTCTGGATAGCATCATTCTTCACCAAAAGAGAACATATCCCTACCAAGGACATCATCAAGATGGCAGGTGCCGGCATATTCGGACTGGTATGCAACCAATGCTGCTATACCATCGGTCTGAGTCTCACCTCGCCAAGCAACTCCAGCATCATGACTACTTCGATGCCTATCTTCGCCATGATTCTCTCGTTCCTGATTCTGAAGGAACCTATCACCTGGAAGAAGGCTATCGGTGTGCTGATGGGATGCAGCGGAGCCTGTATCATCATCCTGACGAGTGCTACGGCTGGCAATGCTAAGGTAGGAAATATCTGGGGCGACCTGCTCTGCATCTCGGCACAGCTTTCGTTCGCTCTCTATCTGGCACTCTTCAAGCCGCTGGTTCAGAAGTATTCGCTCTTCACGGTGAACAAGTGGATGTTTACCTGGGCAACCCTCTTCATCTGGCCTTTCACGATAGGACACGTATCGGACATTCCTTTCGCCCAGGTTCCGATGAGCACCTGGTGGGAAACGGGCTACGTCATCTTCTTCGGCACTTTTCTGGGTTACATCTGCATGATGATTGGTCAGAAGACGTTGCGCCCTACCGTGGTGAGTGTATATAATTATGTGCAGCCGCTGGTATCGGTTACCGTGAGTGTTATCGTGGGTCTCGCCGTATTCAAGGGTATGCAGGCGATTGCGGCCATCCTCATCTTCTCCGGTGTATGGCTCGTGGTAAAGAGCAAATCAAAAAATGATATCGACAAGCACGACCACAGTCTGGCTTACGAGAAAAGACATGCTTAAAAGATATAATGTCGATTTATAAAACTGAAACTGTCCCCATCTGAGATAACAGATGAGGACAGTTTTTTATATAAGAAAAGAAGATCAGCAACCGAAGTAAACCATCAGTCCGCCCAATACGATATAAAGTAGGGCGTATGGGATGGCCGAGCGGAGAATCTCTCCATCCTTTCCCTCCATATCGCAGGCTGCAGTAGCAATGGCGATGCTCTGCGGACTGATCATCTTGCCACCCGTGGCTCCCGTGGTGTTGGCAGCAACCAGCCAGTTTTCCTGACCACCCTCCATACCAAAGAATGTGCTCTGCCCCGTCATACCCAACTGATTGGCAACATGAGCCTGGAGCTTGGCAAAGAGGATATTCGAAGAGGTATCAGACCCCGTAACGAAGGTTCCGATGGCACCAATCATCGGCGCAACCAGAGGATAGAAATCTCCCGTTACTGCCACCAGTCCTGAGGCGATGGCAGTAATCATTCCCGAATAGTTCATCACACTTGCCAGGGCTATCAGCGAACAGATGGTCACCACCGTCTTACGAAGATTCACCGTGGTACGGGCAAGAATCACCATCAATCTCTTGAGGCTCAATCCCTGAATCAATCCACCAATCGTAGCACCCAGGAAGAGCATCAGTCCTGCATTGGAAATCCAGCCAAACTTAAAGGTGCTGTCGAGCACAGGCAGATGAACCGCACTCACCAGATGACTTTTGAGGAAAGCATTGACCGGAGGACAGAGTGCTCCGGAAACCAGGATAAATATCAATATAAAAAGGTAAACGCTCCATGCCTTCAGGCTTTCGGCAAGCGTAAAGGTTTCCTTATCCTGCACCTTGCTCTTTCTGGCAAATACCTTGGCGTATGCGATGATGGCGATAATGGCTGCCAGCGAACCGATGATGGCTGGAGTCTCGGAACCGAGATAATAGCCGCAGACAAACTGCACTATCACGGAAATCACTCCCACCCAGAGGGCGATGATGAGATTCTTGATAAGATTATGCTTATCGGTAAGCGTCAAGATAATAAAAGGCAGGAGGATAAAGAGAGGTGACAGCTGGATAATGGCGAATGCCGAAGTCTCGCAAATCTGTGCCGCCGAAGCCGATCCGCTTTCAGCCACCTCATTGCAGAGCGTAGTAACCGGTACACCCACAGCACCAAATCCCGTAGCCACGGTATTACCAATCAGGGATACCAGAGCCGAGAACATCGGTTTGAATCCGAGTCCGATGAGGATGGCAGCAGGTATCGCCACCGCCGTTCCGAAGCCCGCCATACCTTCGAGCAGTCCGCCGAATCCCCATACGAGGAGCAGCACGAGCAGTCCCTTATCATCGGTAATCGATGTAAACTGCCTCTTGATCACCTCTATCTGCTTGCTTTCCACGAGGATATTATAGCTGTAGATAGCCATCAGGATGATGATGAGAATCGGGAATACCGCCTTCAGGATGCCTTCCACCACCGCCCATCCCGTCAGGGCGATCACGCTATCCTCCGCATGTTCCGGGGCAATCATGCCCAGCTGCGAAGCAGCGAAGAGAGCAAGCAGCACGGTAATTACGAGCGTCAGCAAGGCGCTTTTATGACCTGCCATCTTGAAGCCGAGCATCAGGATGAACAGCAACACGATGGGAATAATAGAAACAATTGATGCCATAAGCCATTCAGTGTTATAATGTTTTCGATTGCTAAATTTTATGTTTATGACTGCAAAAATAACATTTTTCTTTGAAAAAAGAAAGCATTATTTGAAAAAATTTCTTCTTAGATGTCCGATTTTTCAATTTCATACGTCTATAGAGTGTAAAGGTTATGAGAACAGAAGAATTCAACCATATTATCCTACCGATGCGCAGCGACCTGAAAGCGTATGCGCTAAGGTTGACTGAGAGTGACGACAATGCCGAAGACCTCGTGCAGGAAGTCATGCTCAGGCTGTGGGACATGCGCCATGACATCAAGGCAGAAGATAACCTCAAGGCTCTAGCCATCACTATCATGCGCAACAAGTTTTATGACCAGTGCCGACATGAGGAGCGGAACTTCACCACCGACAAGGTAATGGAAGTACCCATAGAAGACCGGCGGGCAGAGCAACGGGACGAGGTAAACCTCATCAGACAGATAGTGGCACAGCTTCCGCCCTTGCAGCAGCAGATATTCCGCATGAAGGA
This window encodes:
- the dxs gene encoding 1-deoxy-D-xylulose-5-phosphate synthase, which translates into the protein MDKNKFSLLNSIKYPEDLRRLSIDQLPQVCKELREDIIDEVAVNPGHFASSLGVVEITVALHYIYNTPYDRIVWDVGHQAYGHKILTGRRENFCTNRKLHGIRPFPTPLESEYDTFACGHASNSISAALGMAVAARENGDTDRHVVAVIGDGAMSGGLAFEGLNNVSSTPNDMLIILNDNDMSIDRAVGGMEKYLLNLDTNETYNRLRFKASQWLHSKGYLNEDRKKGILRLNNALKSALSHQQNIFEGMNIRYFGPFDGHDVKEVARVLKQLKNMKGPKLLHLHTTKGKGYEPAEKSATIWHAPGKFDPETGERIIADTSNQPPKYQDVFGETLLELALKNPKIVGVTPAMPTGCSMNIMMKAMPNRTFDVGIAEGHAVTFSGGMAKDGLIPFCNIYSSFVQRAYDNIIHDMALLNLPVIMCLDRAGLVGEDGPTHHGAFDMAALRPIPHLTIASPMNEHELRNLMYSAQLPDHGSYVIRYPRGKGVLVDWRNPMEEIKTGTGRKLKDGTDVAVLTIGPIGNDAAQAIAEVETETGMSIAHYDMRFLKPLDEDILKEVGEKFSRIITIEDGVRMGGMGSAVLEWMNDHDYQPKMTRMGLPDEFVEHGTVAQLREIVHLDKEAIKEAIKK
- the trkA gene encoding Trk system potassium transporter TrkA — encoded protein: MKIIIAGAYAIGTHLARLLSRSNEEITLIDESEERLASIGSDCDLLTMLGKPTSLHILRDAGVADADLFIAVTPVESTNITASILAKNLGAKRTVARVDNPEYMDQQAQEFFKELGISKLIYPEMLAAVDINNGLKMSWVRQRWDVHDGALVMLGIKLREGCEILNEPLKNISGPNDPYHVVAIKRGSDTIIPGGNDELKLYDLAYFMTTRNYIPYIRKIVGKEHYVDVKNVMIMGGGRTAVRAVKKMPEYMECKIIEMSEERCEYLNDILDENKTLIIHGDGRDIPLLVEEGIRNTQAFVALTGNAETNILACLTAKRMGVRKTVAAVENVDYVSMAESLDIGTIINKKMIAASYIYQMMLDADVMNVRFLMSANADVAEFIAKEGSKVTKKPVKELGMPIGVTIGGLVRGEEGMLVSGNTQIEPGDSVMVFCHNINMKKIEKYFI
- a CDS encoding TrkH family potassium uptake protein, with product MINRKLIYKVLGQLLFIEAFLLFVSLLVAFYYQQDDIFAFIVATLTTIGGGLVLKWRGHGADNSMSRRDAYLVVTLSWIVFSFFGTLPFMISGYINNFTDAYFETMSGFTTTGATILDDVECFPHGLLFWRSLTQWIGGLGIVFFTIALLPSLVGGQTKVFAAEATGPIKTKLHPRLSTSAKWIWSIYLMLTIACIASYYVAGMNLFDSFNYAMTTTATGGFSTHNSSTSFFHSPALEYICAFFCFLSGVNFTLLYAAVIKFKIKDLFKNSEFKFYMLLVTAFTAFIMVELIAMRNYDVEHAFRSAIFQVVSFITTTGLFNDDAAVWPHVTWVVLAACMFFGACSGSTSGGLKCIRGVMLVRMVKNEFRQILHPNAVLPLKIDGMNVPMQKRVTLLAFLTTYLIICLVISFTMIAMGIDNTNAITITLSCVGNVGPTLGTEIGPTMSWSELPDVAKWFCSLMMLIGRLEIFSVLVILTPAFWREN
- a CDS encoding type I phosphomannose isomerase catalytic subunit, encoding MKPLKFQPLLKSTIWGGSKIITFKHLDVKQENVGESWEISGVPGNESIVADGEMQGKSLNEVVAERKGSFLGEENYKRFGNEFPLLIKFIDANRDLSIQVHPNDEIAKKQGKERGKTEMWYALPCEPDAKLYNGLKMQITPEQYKEMVENDTITDALAQYNVKEGDCFFIPAGRIHTIGTGCFVVEIQQTSDVTYRIYDFKRKDKDGNYRQLHTKEAAECIDYTVLPDYRQHYTPAKNQGVSMVQCPYFTTAVYDLDEPMTLDYSELDSFVILIGLKGEAKITDNEGNEITLQGGESIVVPASTKTLKIEGTLKFLEVF
- a CDS encoding DUF4435 domain-containing protein, which produces MAKRLTDNINSQFFEAANRMTSKKARRKIVAYVESYDDVFFWRSVLGKFENEKRYFDIMLPTRNQHLDRGKKAAISSMLKGVGRDMIACVDADYDYLRQGSTESSQQMLENPYIFHTYAYAIENFQCYARGLHETCVMVTLNDRRIFDFERFLESYSRTIWPLFLWHMLFYVRHRKMSMHFDMAEFDKVIMLPSVRIQDPKWAIDYLGKKVRAKLFQLERRFKKFKDELDEMALYLNNLGVNESNTYLYIQGHHLFDLVVSPIVQSVCDALRNDRENEIRDRALHSEQARTEMACYENSLGKVKMMMKKNTFYQFSPEFQKIQADVEKYLER
- a CDS encoding AAA family ATPase, whose translation is MQKYADYIKQIEIESLWSGTKHILWNLDRRVNILSGVNGVGKSTILNKVVKGLAAGGEFPSHMIKGVHLKVEPEEAKWIRYDVIRSVDRPLMNAEMINKIDLTLVTELDWQLFQLQRKYLDYQVNIGNRIIAVLQSGEPDAAFKAQKLSEPKKMFQDMVDNLFKDTGKTIIRTANEIRFNQIGEQLSPYQLSAGEKQILAILLTVLVEDNQSYVLFMDEPEISLHFEWQKLLIGLVLQLNPNIQIIMTTHSPAVVMDGWTDRVTDVNDITIS
- a CDS encoding DMT family transporter — encoded protein: MDNKRPLIAHLCLFCSGAFWGLMAPVGKDAMLHGIDGIDLVSFRVLGGALLFWIASFFTKREHIPTKDIIKMAGAGIFGLVCNQCCYTIGLSLTSPSNSSIMTTSMPIFAMILSFLILKEPITWKKAIGVLMGCSGACIIILTSATAGNAKVGNIWGDLLCISAQLSFALYLALFKPLVQKYSLFTVNKWMFTWATLFIWPFTIGHVSDIPFAQVPMSTWWETGYVIFFGTFLGYICMMIGQKTLRPTVVSVYNYVQPLVSVTVSVIVGLAVFKGMQAIAAILIFSGVWLVVKSKSKNDIDKHDHSLAYEKRHA
- a CDS encoding L-lactate permease produces the protein MKFSNRKHYNTEWLMASIVSIIPIVLLFILMLGFKMAGHKSALLTLVITVLLALFAASQLGMIAPEHAEDSVIALTGWAVVEGILKAVFPILIIILMAIYSYNILVESKQIEVIKRQFTSITDDKGLLVLLLVWGFGGLLEGMAGFGTAVAIPAAILIGLGFKPMFSALVSLIGNTVATGFGAVGVPVTTLCNEVAESGSASAAQICETSAFAIIQLSPLFILLPFIILTLTDKHNLIKNLIIALWVGVISVIVQFVCGYYLGSETPAIIGSLAAIIAIIAYAKVFARKSKVQDKETFTLAESLKAWSVYLFILIFILVSGALCPPVNAFLKSHLVSAVHLPVLDSTFKFGWISNAGLMLFLGATIGGLIQGLSLKRLMVILARTTVNLRKTVVTICSLIALASVMNYSGMITAIASGLVAVTGDFYPLVAPMIGAIGTFVTGSDTSSNILFAKLQAHVANQLGMTGQSTFFGMEGGQENWLVAANTTGATGGKMISPQSIAIATAACDMEGKDGEILRSAIPYALLYIVLGGLMVYFGC
- a CDS encoding RNA polymerase sigma factor — protein: MRTEEFNHIILPMRSDLKAYALRLTESDDNAEDLVQEVMLRLWDMRHDIKAEDNLKALAITIMRNKFYDQCRHEERNFTTDKVMEVPIEDRRAEQRDEVNLIRQIVAQLPPLQQQIFRMKEIEGYTADEIMQITGCTADNLRKNLSRARLKIRETYMNIVKQNRTK